GGCGATCAGCAGCGTCGGGTCGCAGGCCAGCGCGATGGCGATGACGACGCGCTGCTTCATGCCGCCCGAAAACTGGTGCGGGAAGGCGACGCCGCGCTCGCGGGGGATGCCGACCAGTTCGAGCATGTCGCCGGCGCGTTTGAGCGCGTCGGCCTTGGTGCCCTTCTGGTGCAGCTCCACCATCTCGGCGATCTGTTCGACGACGGGAACGACGGGATCCAGCGAGGTCATGGGATCCTGGAAGATCATCGCGATCTTGCCGCCGCGGATGGCGCGCATCTGGCTTTCGGGCTTGCTCAGCAGGCTCTCGCCTTCGAAGAGGATGTCGCCGGAAACGATCTTGGCGGGCGGCATGGGCAGCAGGCGCATGATGCCCAGCGCGGTGGTCGTCTTGCCGGCGCCCGTTTCGCCGACGAAGCCCAGCGTCTCGCCGGGCGCCAGTTCGAGGTTCAGCCCTTCGACGGCGTGGACGCGGCCGCTCTCGGTGACGTAGTGGATGGTCAGATCCTTGATCTCGAGGAGCAAATCTTTGTTTTCGGACATGGCAGGCTCCTCCTTAGCGCTTCAGCTTGGGATCCAGGGCGTCGCGAAGACCGTCGCCGAGGAAGTTCAGGGCCAGAATCGTGAGCATGATGGCCAGGCCGGGATAGAGCGTCAGATGCGGGAAGTCGCGGATGTACTGACGCCCGCCGGAGAGCATGGCGCCCCATTCGGGATTGGGCGGCTGGATGCCCAGCCCGATGAACGACAGCCCGGCCGCGTTGAGGATCGCCGAGGCGACGCCCAGCGTGGACTGGACGATGATCGGGGCCATGCTGTTGGGAATGATGTGGCGCAGAATGATGCGCAGATCGGAAGAGCCGACGGCGCGGGCCGCTTCGACGTACTCCATGCCGCGGATCGAGAGCACCGAGCCGCGCACGATGCGCGCGTAGTTGGGAACGGCGGAAATGCCGACGGCGATCATCATGTTGAACAAACCCGGCCCGAGCGCCGCGGCGATGGCGATGGCCAGCAGCGTCTGCGGAACGGCCAGCAGCACGTCCATGACGCGCATGATCACGTTGTCGAGCGTGCCGCCGTAAAAGCCGGCGAACGCGCCGAGCAGGCCGCCGACGACCAGCGAAATGCCGACGGCGATGAAACCGACCTGCAGCGACACGCGCGCGCCGAAAATCAGGCGGCTGAGAATGTCGCGCCCAAACTCGTCGGTGCCGAGCAGATGCTTGGCCGACGGCAGGTCGAACGTGTGCATCAGGTCCTGCTTGGAGAAGGAGAACGGCGCCAGCTGATTTGCGAAAATGGCGCAGATGACCAGCAGAATGATAAAACCCAGCCCGAACATGGCCAGAGGACTTTTGCTCAGGCGATGCAAGACTTCGGCGATGCCGCGGCGCTGTTTTTTGACGGGAGCGTCGATAACTTTTTCAGTCATGAGATGACCTCCTCTATCGTTTGTACTGCGCCTTGATGCGCGGATCGATGAAGGCGTACAGAATGTCAACCAGCAGGTTGACGACGCTGAACGCCGCCGAGACGCACAACACGGCTCCCTGCACCATGGGATAATCGCGGGCCATGATGGACGTGAGCATGACGCGCCCGACGCCGGGGATGGCGAAAATCGATTCCGTCAGCAGAGCGCCCGACAGCAAGTGTCCGAACTGGAGCCCGCAGAGCGTGACCACGGGGATCAGCGCGTTATGCAGCGCGTGCCCCCAGATGACGACGCGTTCGGTCTGCCCTTTGGCGCGCACCGTGCGGATGTAGTCGGCGCGGATGACCTCGAGCATGGAGGAACGGGTCATGCGCGTGATCATTGAGATGGACTGAGCGGACAGCGCGACCGAAGGCAGGATCATCGCCTTGAACGTGGAAAAACCCGACGACGGCAGCCAGCGCAGACGCACCGAGAAGAACAGGATCAGCAGCAGCCCCAGCCAGAACACGGGCATGGACAAACCGATCATGGCGAAGATCATGGTGACGGTATCGAAAAGCGAGTATTGCTTGATGGCGGAAACGATGCCGCATGGGATGCCGATGAGGACCGCTATGAATATGGCGAAGCCGGCCAGCTTCAACGTAGCCGGAAACGCCGCCAGCAGCTCCTTCATGACGGGCGTTCTGGAAGCGTAGGAGCGTCCGAGATCTCCCTTGACGACGATCTTGTATAAATATGTGCCGAAGCGGATCCAGAAGGGATCGTTCAGGCCTTCCCGTTCGCGGAACTCTTGAATGGCAGTCTCCGTGGCCTGGTCGCCGAGCACCATCTTGGCCGGGTCCCCCGGCGTCAGATAGAGCAGCAGGAAGACGCAGAACGCCACGCCGACCAGTACGGGAATGAGCAGGATAATCCGGCGGAGAATGTATCGAAGCATGGTTTTACCTTCTTTTCGTCGAATTTTGACCGTTGGGTTCACGGTGTGAGAATAAAGACAGATTAGCTATGAATTGGACTCTCAAACCGATACAGAACGCCAAAGAAAAAAGCAGGGGAACAGGAAATTCCCCTGCTTGCGCGCGTGCCTGAGTTTTTTCCTCAAGCCGGCAGGCGCTGCGGATTAGTCCTCGAAGTAGACGGTGCGGAAGTTGTAGGTGTCGTTCGCGCCGACTTCAAAGCCCTTGACATACTTCTGAGTGCCGACGCAGTTGTCGTCGCTGTGAAGATAAACCTGGGGGCACTGATCAAGGAGGATTTCCTGAGCTTCCTTGTAAACGGCGGCGCGCTCGGGACCGTCGAGGGTCTTGCGTCCCTTGTCCATGGCGGCGTCGAAAGCGGCGTTGCTGAAGAAGGTATAGTTGGAGCCGGCGTTCGTCTCAAGCAGACCGCTCATGGCGAAGTTGGGATCGGGAACGCTGGTGGACCAGCCGAGGATGAACATGTCATGGTTCTTTTCCTGCAGGCCGTTGAGATACGCGCCCCACTCGAGGACCTTGATCTCGGTCTTCATGCCGACTTCGGCCAGCATGCCCTGAATGATCTGGGCCATGTCCTGACGTTCTTTGCGCTCGTTCGTCCAGATCTGGTAGGTCTTGTTCAGATCGATGCCCGATTCGGCGAGCAGCTTCTTGGCAAGCTCCTGATCCTGCACGTGCTCGGGCTGATCGTTGGCGATGCTGTAAGGCAGACCCGCGGGCACAATGGCGCGGGGCACGGAGCCGTTCTTGCCGAGCTTCTCATAGACGACCTTGTGCATGCCGATGCTGTCGATGGCGGCGTTGACGGCGCGGCGGACGACTACGTTATCGAAGGGAGCCTTGACGGTGTCGAAACCAAGGTAAGTGACGTTGACGGCGGGAACCTGCTGCAGAACCAGTTCGGGGTTATCCTTGACGCGGTTCAGGTCGTTGACGGCGATGGGGAAGGCGATATCGACGCCCTTGGTCTCGAGCTCGATGGTGCGGTTGTTGGCTTCGGGGATGGAACGGACTTCGAGATACTGGTACTTGGGAGCTTCGCCCCAGAAACCGTCGAAGCGCTCAAGCTCATACTTGTCGTTCTTCTGCCAGCTCAGGAATTTGAAGGGGCCGGTGCCGACGGGCGGCGCGGCCAAGGTGCCATAGT
This sequence is a window from Pyramidobacter sp. YE332. Protein-coding genes within it:
- a CDS encoding ABC transporter ATP-binding protein, which produces MSENKDLLLEIKDLTIHYVTESGRVHAVEGLNLELAPGETLGFVGETGAGKTTTALGIMRLLPMPPAKIVSGDILFEGESLLSKPESQMRAIRGGKIAMIFQDPMTSLDPVVPVVEQIAEMVELHQKGTKADALKRAGDMLELVGIPRERGVAFPHQFSGGMKQRVVIAIALACDPTLLIADEPTTALDVTIQAQVLELMHELKEKFKTAMIMITHDLGIVAEMCDKVAIMYAGRVVEYGTTEMIYNHRLHPYTEGLFNSLPDLESEQEELKVIHGLMPDPTNLPSGCCFHPRCPYATENCSKSAPEMAEVAPGHFVACPVRTAALKND
- a CDS encoding ABC transporter permease, translating into MTEKVIDAPVKKQRRGIAEVLHRLSKSPLAMFGLGFIILLVICAIFANQLAPFSFSKQDLMHTFDLPSAKHLLGTDEFGRDILSRLIFGARVSLQVGFIAVGISLVVGGLLGAFAGFYGGTLDNVIMRVMDVLLAVPQTLLAIAIAAALGPGLFNMMIAVGISAVPNYARIVRGSVLSIRGMEYVEAARAVGSSDLRIILRHIIPNSMAPIIVQSTLGVASAILNAAGLSFIGLGIQPPNPEWGAMLSGGRQYIRDFPHLTLYPGLAIMLTILALNFLGDGLRDALDPKLKR
- a CDS encoding ABC transporter permease — its product is MLRYILRRIILLIPVLVGVAFCVFLLLYLTPGDPAKMVLGDQATETAIQEFREREGLNDPFWIRFGTYLYKIVVKGDLGRSYASRTPVMKELLAAFPATLKLAGFAIFIAVLIGIPCGIVSAIKQYSLFDTVTMIFAMIGLSMPVFWLGLLLILFFSVRLRWLPSSGFSTFKAMILPSVALSAQSISMITRMTRSSMLEVIRADYIRTVRAKGQTERVVIWGHALHNALIPVVTLCGLQFGHLLSGALLTESIFAIPGVGRVMLTSIMARDYPMVQGAVLCVSAAFSVVNLLVDILYAFIDPRIKAQYKR
- a CDS encoding ABC transporter substrate-binding protein, whose translation is MKKSTILALAALVLGVAASTAFAAKDRLIVADQYDVTSMDPIGHNDVPSSRCCFELYDTLIFRDNQNVVTPGLAESWEFVSPTEIKFVLRKGVKFHNGEELKAEDVAFTLMRATTDKGAKIRSYSQDVKDVKVLDDYSFVIELKAPNSSFFNSLTHSWASILNKKAVEAAGDNYGTLAAPPVGTGPFKFLSWQKNDKYELERFDGFWGEAPKYQYLEVRSIPEANNRTIELETKGVDIAFPIAVNDLNRVKDNPELVLQQVPAVNVTYLGFDTVKAPFDNVVVRRAVNAAIDSIGMHKVVYEKLGKNGSVPRAIVPAGLPYSIANDQPEHVQDQELAKKLLAESGIDLNKTYQIWTNERKERQDMAQIIQGMLAEVGMKTEIKVLEWGAYLNGLQEKNHDMFILGWSTSVPDPNFAMSGLLETNAGSNYTFFSNAAFDAAMDKGRKTLDGPERAAVYKEAQEILLDQCPQVYLHSDDNCVGTQKYVKGFEVGANDTYNFRTVYFED